A window of Haloarchaeobius litoreus contains these coding sequences:
- a CDS encoding hemolysin family protein, whose translation MGSLLSLASVEPPALYEVPIIGVNLSESVITVLGVVTIGILIGLSAFFSSSEIAMFSLAKHRIESMREEGKPGSATVAELKDDPHRLLVTILVGNNLVNIAMSSIATGLFAIYLDQGPAVAVATLTITALVLLFGESAPKSYAVENTESWALRIARPLKWSEYLLLPLIVLFDYLTRVVNKVTGGRSAIETSYVTRDEIQDMIETGEREGVIEEEEREMLQRIFRFNNTIAKEVMTPRLDMTGVPKDAAIDEAIETAIHSGHARVPVYEGSLDNVIGVVHIRDLVRDNNYGEAEPEDIELEDLIQPTLHVPESKNVDELMAEMRENRMHMVIVIDEFGTTEGLVTMEDMIEEIVGEILEGEEEEPIESVDDDTFIVKGELNIEDVNEAMGIDLPEGEEFETIAGFIFNRAGRLVEEGEQITYDGIEITVEQVENTRIMKARLARIADGAGDLGDGDDPDPEPGEVQPE comes from the coding sequence ATGGGTTCATTGCTTAGTCTCGCGTCAGTGGAGCCCCCCGCACTGTACGAGGTTCCGATTATCGGCGTCAACCTCTCGGAGTCCGTCATCACGGTGCTCGGTGTCGTGACCATCGGGATTCTCATCGGCCTCTCGGCGTTCTTCTCCTCGTCCGAGATCGCGATGTTCTCGCTCGCGAAGCACCGGATCGAGTCCATGCGCGAGGAGGGGAAGCCGGGCTCGGCGACCGTCGCCGAGCTGAAGGACGACCCCCACCGGCTCCTGGTCACCATCCTCGTCGGGAACAACCTCGTCAACATCGCGATGTCGTCGATCGCGACGGGGCTGTTCGCCATCTATCTCGACCAGGGACCGGCGGTCGCCGTGGCGACGCTCACCATCACCGCCCTCGTCCTGCTGTTCGGCGAGAGCGCACCGAAGAGCTACGCGGTCGAGAACACCGAATCGTGGGCGCTGCGCATCGCCCGCCCGCTGAAGTGGTCCGAGTACCTGCTTCTGCCGCTCATTGTCCTCTTCGACTACCTCACCAGGGTCGTCAACAAGGTCACCGGCGGCCGCTCGGCCATCGAGACCTCCTACGTGACCCGCGACGAGATCCAGGACATGATCGAGACCGGCGAGCGCGAGGGCGTCATCGAGGAGGAGGAGCGCGAGATGCTCCAGCGCATCTTCCGGTTCAACAACACCATCGCCAAGGAGGTGATGACGCCGCGGCTGGACATGACGGGCGTCCCCAAGGACGCCGCCATCGACGAGGCCATCGAGACGGCCATCCACTCCGGGCACGCCCGGGTCCCGGTGTACGAGGGCAGCCTCGACAACGTCATCGGCGTCGTCCACATCCGCGACCTCGTCAGGGACAACAACTACGGCGAGGCGGAGCCCGAGGACATCGAGCTGGAGGACCTCATCCAGCCGACGCTGCACGTCCCCGAGTCGAAGAACGTCGACGAGCTGATGGCCGAGATGCGCGAGAACCGCATGCACATGGTCATCGTCATCGACGAGTTCGGCACCACCGAAGGGCTCGTGACGATGGAGGACATGATCGAGGAGATCGTCGGCGAGATACTGGAGGGCGAGGAGGAAGAGCCCATCGAGTCCGTCGACGACGACACGTTCATCGTCAAGGGCGAGCTCAACATCGAGGACGTCAACGAGGCGATGGGCATCGACCTCCCCGAGGGTGAGGAGTTCGAGACCATCGCCGGCTTCATCTTCAACCGCGCGGGCAGGCTCGTCGAGGAGGGCGAGCAGATAACCTACGACGGCATCGAGATAACCGTCGAGCAGGTCGAGAACACCCGCATCATGAAGGCTCGCCTCGCTCGCATCGCGGACGGTGCGGGGGACCTGGGCGACGGCGATGACCCCGACCCGGAGCCCGGCGAGGTCCAGCCGGAGTAA
- a CDS encoding glutathione S-transferase N-terminal domain-containing protein, with the protein MTDGPAITLYRLQACPFCERVVRVLDEYDLDYRSRFVEPLHSRRNVVKRVSGKRTVPAIVDENTGVTMSESANIVDYLHATYGGEA; encoded by the coding sequence ATGACCGACGGCCCAGCTATCACACTCTACCGGCTCCAGGCGTGCCCGTTCTGCGAGCGCGTCGTCCGCGTGCTCGACGAGTACGACCTCGACTACCGCTCGCGGTTCGTCGAACCGCTGCACTCCCGGCGGAACGTCGTCAAGCGTGTCTCCGGAAAGCGCACCGTCCCGGCCATCGTCGACGAGAACACCGGCGTCACGATGTCCGAGAGCGCGAACATCGTCGACTACCTCCACGCGACCTACGGGGGTGAGGCCTGA
- a CDS encoding redoxin domain-containing protein translates to MELEFDVVELPDSDPVTAGETAPDFTRPLVNDEYWEDASLSDLTDEGPVLLVAHSMDGAFPATYVWNEIRDREWGERFDAQVVGISVSDPYAHKRLIEERGIDHALFSDPAAGVAAEYGIGHDLDGMAGVTEFRPAVFLVDGDRTVQYAWTAQEWPDFPDYDAVEAALDEL, encoded by the coding sequence ATGGAACTCGAGTTCGACGTGGTCGAACTGCCCGACAGCGACCCCGTGACGGCCGGTGAGACGGCACCCGACTTCACCCGCCCGCTCGTGAACGACGAGTACTGGGAGGACGCCTCCCTCTCGGACCTGACCGACGAGGGGCCGGTCTTGCTCGTCGCCCACTCGATGGACGGGGCGTTCCCGGCGACGTACGTCTGGAACGAGATCCGCGACCGCGAGTGGGGCGAGCGCTTCGACGCGCAGGTCGTCGGCATCTCCGTCTCCGACCCGTACGCCCACAAGCGGCTCATCGAGGAGCGCGGCATCGACCACGCACTGTTCTCGGACCCCGCCGCCGGCGTCGCCGCCGAGTACGGCATCGGCCACGACCTCGACGGGATGGCCGGCGTCACGGAGTTCCGGCCCGCCGTCTTCCTCGTCGACGGGGACCGCACGGTCCAGTACGCCTGGACCGCACAGGAGTGGCCCGACTTCCCCGACTACGACGCGGTCGAGGCCGCGCTCGACGAGCTGTAG
- a CDS encoding L-threonylcarbamoyladenylate synthase, with protein sequence MTDVAHAGEVVREGGLVVYPTETVYGLGADALDAEAVERVFEAKGRARDKPVSLGVPDVETATEHVLATERETAFMYEFLPGPVTVLCQRREHVPDILTAGRELVGVRVPAHQTALALYRTAGTPVTATSANLSGRPSVTDPADLDEELLEQVDHVVDSGPTDGTESTVVDVEAGEIHRRGSLADRIEDWLDEG encoded by the coding sequence ATGACCGACGTGGCACACGCCGGCGAGGTGGTCCGCGAGGGCGGCCTCGTCGTCTACCCCACCGAGACGGTGTACGGACTCGGTGCCGATGCGCTCGACGCCGAGGCCGTCGAGCGCGTGTTCGAGGCGAAGGGACGGGCCCGCGACAAGCCCGTCTCCCTCGGCGTCCCCGACGTCGAGACCGCGACGGAGCACGTGCTGGCGACCGAACGCGAGACGGCGTTCATGTACGAGTTCCTGCCCGGTCCGGTGACGGTGCTCTGCCAGCGCCGCGAGCACGTGCCCGACATCCTGACCGCCGGCCGCGAGCTGGTCGGCGTCCGGGTGCCCGCCCACCAGACGGCGCTGGCGCTGTACCGGACCGCCGGGACCCCGGTCACGGCGACGAGCGCGAACCTGAGCGGGCGACCGAGCGTCACCGATCCCGCCGACCTCGACGAGGAGCTCCTGGAGCAGGTGGACCACGTCGTCGACTCCGGCCCGACCGACGGCACCGAGAGCACCGTCGTCGACGTCGAGGCGGGCGAGATACACCGCCGTGGCTCGCTCGCCGACCGCATCGAGGACTGGCTGGACGAGGGGTGA
- a CDS encoding GyrI-like domain-containing protein — MTNIDDPRMVQRDGFTVVGLSTRATGETDLGAHWSDFENRHRSYTDRIGSDEAYGVLFDFDSGTGSFTYLVGVEPSNETDVPSTLDRVEVPGGTYAVFTVPLDEVGTLMDYVYDEWFPSVTFERTDDPEFEYYGPDFDPRDAEATLDVYVPVDD, encoded by the coding sequence ATGACCAACATCGACGACCCGCGAATGGTCCAGCGAGACGGGTTCACCGTCGTCGGACTCTCCACACGTGCGACCGGCGAAACCGACCTCGGCGCGCACTGGAGCGACTTCGAGAACCGGCACCGTTCGTACACCGACCGCATCGGCTCGGACGAGGCGTACGGCGTCCTGTTCGACTTCGATTCCGGTACCGGCTCGTTCACGTACCTCGTCGGAGTCGAGCCGTCGAACGAAACGGACGTCCCGTCGACGCTCGACCGGGTCGAGGTACCCGGTGGAACCTACGCGGTGTTCACGGTCCCGCTCGACGAGGTCGGGACGCTGATGGACTACGTGTACGACGAGTGGTTCCCGTCGGTGACGTTCGAGCGGACCGACGACCCCGAGTTCGAGTACTACGGCCCCGACTTCGACCCCCGCGACGCCGAGGCGACACTCGACGTGTACGTCCCGGTCGACGACTGA
- a CDS encoding conditioned medium-induced protein 4: MDRKTEELRDIFMSVTEGETVTETQEESRGSLADRGDVGQRLSDVVDRMRERYAFRTDLDDDELSTLVRGFYDGETDADLARELEVSRHTVFRSRMDLHLLRETDLDAPFDLDVLRDWLDDDGDPLTDLADDLDVSASTVRRYRDALAARNESRAANDRYRGEFDSILADSDLTGGLTDDVKDDGLKDATEDAEVDVSF, translated from the coding sequence ATGGACAGAAAGACGGAGGAACTGCGCGACATCTTCATGTCCGTGACCGAAGGGGAGACCGTCACGGAGACCCAGGAGGAGTCGCGCGGCTCGCTCGCCGACAGGGGTGACGTCGGCCAGCGCCTGTCCGACGTCGTCGACCGGATGCGCGAGCGGTACGCGTTCCGGACCGACCTCGACGACGACGAGCTGAGCACCCTGGTCCGCGGCTTCTACGACGGGGAGACCGACGCCGACCTCGCACGCGAGCTCGAGGTCTCCCGACACACCGTGTTCCGGTCCCGGATGGACCTGCACCTGCTCCGCGAGACCGACCTCGACGCGCCGTTCGACCTCGACGTCCTGCGCGACTGGCTCGACGACGACGGGGACCCGCTGACGGACCTGGCCGACGACCTCGACGTGAGCGCGTCGACCGTGCGCCGCTACCGCGACGCGCTCGCGGCACGCAACGAGTCCCGCGCCGCCAACGACCGCTACCGCGGCGAGTTCGACAGCATCCTCGCCGACAGCGACCTGACCGGCGGCCTCACGGACGACGTGAAGGACGACGGGCTGAAGGACGCGACGGAGGACGCCGAGGTCGACGTCTCGTTTTAA
- a CDS encoding heterodisulfide reductase-related iron-sulfur binding cluster, with protein sequence MTVPPLQTPGRETFWQIGYVQEILFYFFAAMALLTFGWGVYRRFTRYTRGADDWFDRTDGIVSRVVGATKIVATNEKQFNRDLYGGLMHTFIMWGFLTLFIGTVIIGIDIDLWQKALGNEPFLQGAFYLSYSLVMDAMGLLFVVGIGMAIYRRYWVRNERLWGKHTSTEDTLFVWTLFLLGVGGYVVEGLRILGDGAGSTSMPEYEIVSFVGWFTARTFQAVGVSPGLAADVYVAVWWSHALLALGFIALIPFAKPFHMLSSFANVVTRDEKAGKRLPSVPADLDAETGAASIDHFSWKEILDQDACTKCGRCSSVCPAKASGRPLDPRDVILDLKQYRENLAAGGDERTIVADGGSSVIQAETMESCMSCMACMDACPVEIEHLKSFTRMNRELTDAGEIQPSMQEVFQNVMQKGNTFGDPNRKRGDWADDVEVDVPDAREREVEYLWYVGDYPSFDDRNKKVARSLATILDAADVSFGILFDDEKYDGNDIRRVGEEFLYIELAGHHVESFEDCEFEKIVCTDPHSYNTIKNEYPEVDFEEFADDPVMPFDYEGTWNADGEIDVYHWTQVVEELVPQLGLSGNELDYTVTYHDPCHLGRYNDEYEAPRELVKATGCELHEMPRNRDDSFCCGGGGGGLWMELEEETKPSEERLREALEDTAAGSQIEKFVVACPMCMTMYEDGRKTGGFEDDIEVVDVAELVVEAIGESETAGL encoded by the coding sequence ATGACAGTTCCGCCGTTACAGACCCCCGGACGGGAGACGTTCTGGCAGATCGGGTACGTCCAGGAGATACTGTTCTACTTCTTCGCTGCGATGGCGCTGCTGACGTTCGGCTGGGGCGTCTACCGGCGGTTCACGCGGTACACGCGCGGCGCGGACGACTGGTTCGACCGGACCGACGGCATCGTCTCGCGCGTCGTCGGGGCGACGAAGATCGTCGCCACCAACGAGAAGCAGTTCAACCGCGACCTGTACGGGGGCCTGATGCACACGTTCATCATGTGGGGCTTCCTGACGCTGTTCATCGGCACCGTCATCATCGGCATCGACATCGACCTCTGGCAGAAGGCGCTCGGCAACGAGCCGTTCCTGCAGGGCGCGTTCTACCTCTCCTACTCGCTCGTGATGGACGCCATGGGTCTGCTGTTCGTCGTCGGCATCGGCATGGCGATCTACCGGCGCTACTGGGTGCGCAACGAGCGCCTCTGGGGCAAGCACACCAGCACCGAGGACACGCTGTTCGTCTGGACCCTGTTCCTGCTCGGCGTCGGCGGCTACGTCGTCGAGGGCCTGCGCATCCTCGGCGACGGCGCGGGCAGCACCTCGATGCCGGAGTACGAGATCGTCAGCTTCGTCGGCTGGTTCACCGCACGGACGTTCCAGGCCGTGGGCGTCTCGCCGGGTCTCGCCGCCGACGTCTACGTCGCGGTGTGGTGGAGCCACGCACTGCTCGCGCTCGGGTTCATCGCGCTCATCCCGTTCGCGAAGCCGTTCCACATGCTCTCCTCCTTCGCGAACGTCGTCACCCGCGACGAGAAGGCGGGCAAGCGGCTGCCCTCCGTGCCGGCCGACCTCGACGCCGAGACCGGCGCGGCGAGCATCGACCACTTCTCGTGGAAGGAGATACTCGACCAGGACGCCTGCACGAAGTGCGGTCGCTGTTCCTCGGTCTGCCCGGCGAAGGCCTCGGGCCGTCCCCTCGACCCACGTGACGTCATCCTCGACCTGAAGCAGTACCGGGAGAACCTGGCGGCCGGCGGCGACGAGAGGACCATCGTCGCCGACGGCGGCTCATCGGTCATCCAGGCGGAGACGATGGAGTCCTGCATGTCCTGCATGGCCTGCATGGACGCCTGCCCGGTCGAGATCGAGCACCTCAAGAGCTTCACCCGGATGAACCGCGAGCTGACCGACGCCGGGGAGATACAGCCCTCGATGCAGGAGGTGTTCCAGAACGTGATGCAGAAGGGCAACACGTTCGGCGACCCCAACAGAAAGCGCGGCGACTGGGCCGACGACGTCGAGGTCGACGTGCCCGACGCCCGCGAGCGGGAGGTCGAGTACCTCTGGTACGTCGGCGACTACCCGAGCTTCGACGACCGGAACAAGAAGGTCGCCCGTTCGCTGGCGACCATCCTCGACGCCGCCGACGTGAGCTTCGGCATCCTGTTCGACGACGAGAAGTACGACGGCAACGACATCCGCCGCGTCGGCGAGGAGTTCCTCTACATCGAGCTGGCGGGTCACCACGTCGAGTCCTTCGAGGACTGCGAGTTCGAGAAGATCGTCTGCACCGACCCGCACTCCTACAACACCATCAAGAACGAGTACCCCGAGGTCGACTTCGAGGAGTTCGCCGACGACCCCGTGATGCCGTTCGACTACGAGGGCACCTGGAACGCCGACGGCGAGATCGACGTGTACCACTGGACGCAGGTCGTCGAGGAGCTCGTCCCGCAGCTCGGCCTCTCCGGGAACGAACTCGACTACACCGTCACCTACCACGACCCGTGCCACCTCGGCCGGTACAACGACGAGTACGAGGCCCCGCGCGAGCTCGTGAAGGCCACCGGCTGCGAGCTCCACGAGATGCCGCGCAACCGGGACGACTCGTTCTGCTGCGGTGGCGGCGGTGGTGGTCTCTGGATGGAGCTGGAGGAGGAGACGAAGCCCAGCGAGGAGCGCCTCCGGGAGGCCCTGGAGGACACGGCTGCGGGCTCGCAGATCGAGAAGTTCGTCGTCGCCTGCCCGATGTGCATGACGATGTACGAGGACGGCCGGAAGACCGGCGGCTTCGAGGACGACATCGAGGTCGTCGACGTCGCCGAACTGGTCGTCGAGGCCATCGGCGAGAGCGAGACCGCCGGGCTGTAG
- a CDS encoding IMP cyclohydrolase translates to MYIGRFLVVGPDVGAYRVSSRSFPNRTISRRDDDTLTVGPTADAPETDNPYVAYNCVRVTDAGAVLGNGSHVDPVAEKLAMGYPARDALATALLSLDYEKDDYDTPRIAGVIGDDAAFVGIVRRDALLVHEVTEPTLVATYEKDTPEAYDFDATDAEAAAREVLEAEFEHAVCAAGVVRDGDGFSLASLDA, encoded by the coding sequence ATGTACATCGGACGATTCCTGGTGGTCGGCCCGGACGTCGGCGCGTACCGCGTGTCCTCGCGCTCGTTCCCGAACCGGACGATCTCGCGACGTGACGACGACACGCTGACCGTCGGCCCGACGGCGGACGCCCCGGAGACGGACAACCCGTACGTGGCGTACAACTGCGTCCGCGTCACCGACGCCGGCGCGGTCCTCGGCAACGGCTCGCACGTCGACCCCGTCGCGGAGAAGCTGGCGATGGGCTACCCAGCCCGCGACGCGCTCGCGACCGCGCTGCTCTCGCTGGACTACGAGAAGGACGACTACGACACGCCCCGCATCGCCGGGGTCATCGGCGACGACGCCGCGTTCGTCGGCATCGTGCGCCGCGACGCCCTGCTCGTCCACGAGGTCACCGAGCCGACGCTCGTCGCGACGTACGAGAAGGACACCCCCGAGGCGTACGACTTCGACGCGACCGACGCCGAGGCGGCCGCCCGCGAGGTGCTCGAGGCCGAGTTCGAACACGCGGTCTGTGCCGCCGGCGTCGTCCGCGACGGCGACGGGTTCTCGCTGGCGAGTCTGGACGCCTGA
- a CDS encoding metallophosphoesterase family protein — MRFGVISDVHANAVALRAVLDDMPPVDGLLCAGDVVGYGPAPGECVDELAGRDVASVSGNHDRAVVTDTAFRFNDMARAGVEYAREQLTDAQLSWLADLPTERREHDGYVKLVHGHPDDPDHYTRPHEFSPDLLRGEAVLVMGHTHVQHHERYDEGVVMNPGSVGQPRDSDPRAAYAVLDMDAGEVDERRVEYDIERVQEQVREAGLPERIGTRLEDGR, encoded by the coding sequence ATGCGCTTCGGCGTCATCTCCGACGTGCACGCCAACGCGGTCGCCCTGCGTGCCGTCCTCGACGACATGCCACCCGTCGACGGGCTCCTCTGTGCCGGCGACGTGGTCGGCTACGGTCCCGCCCCCGGCGAGTGCGTCGACGAGCTCGCCGGCCGCGACGTGGCGAGCGTCTCGGGCAACCACGACCGCGCGGTCGTCACCGACACCGCGTTCCGCTTCAACGACATGGCCCGTGCCGGCGTCGAGTACGCCCGCGAACAGCTCACCGACGCCCAGCTTTCCTGGCTCGCCGACCTCCCGACCGAGCGCCGGGAGCACGACGGCTACGTCAAGCTCGTCCACGGCCACCCCGACGACCCCGACCACTACACCCGGCCCCACGAGTTCTCCCCCGACCTGCTCCGCGGCGAGGCCGTCCTCGTCATGGGCCACACCCACGTCCAGCACCACGAGCGCTACGACGAGGGCGTCGTCATGAACCCCGGGAGCGTCGGCCAGCCGAGAGACAGCGACCCTCGCGCCGCCTACGCCGTCCTCGACATGGACGCTGGTGAGGTCGACGAGCGACGGGTCGAGTACGACATCGAGCGGGTGCAGGAGCAGGTGCGGGAGGCCGGCCTGCCCGAACGTATCGGAACCCGGCTGGAAGACGGGCGGTAA
- a CDS encoding tryptophanase, with protein MTTYKSKMVERIHLPAREERAANLEAAGYNLFNLDADDVFVDLLTDSGTGTMSDEQWAAMIRGDEAYAGSSSFRKLEDAVADVMGFDYVVPAHQGRGAENVLYGTILEEGDVVLNNTHFDTTRAHVANQGAEAVDCPVPEASEFDAEGDFKGNFSVDEARRVVDEVGADAVPAVILTITNNSAAGQPVSVANTREVREFCDEIDATFVVDACRFAENAYFVTQREPEFADASVAEVAREQLSYADAAVMSGKKDGLVNIGGFVACNDETLFEHAKQRGILYEGFSTYGGMSGRDIEAMAVGLREAVEEAYIADRVEQVRFLGERIAEHGVPVFQPVGGHAVYLDAGAFLPHIPAEEFPGQALAVEIYREGGVRCVELGSFAFPDSDRPELVRMAVPRRMYHKEHIEHVVDTVAAVWERRDEIGGYEVVDEPPMKEIRHFSAELAPL; from the coding sequence ATGACAACGTACAAGTCGAAGATGGTGGAGCGCATCCACCTGCCGGCACGCGAGGAGCGAGCGGCTAACCTCGAGGCGGCGGGCTACAACCTGTTCAACCTGGACGCCGACGACGTGTTCGTCGACCTGCTCACCGACTCCGGTACCGGGACGATGTCCGACGAGCAGTGGGCGGCGATGATCCGCGGCGACGAGGCCTACGCCGGGAGTTCGAGCTTCCGGAAGCTCGAGGACGCGGTCGCCGACGTGATGGGCTTCGACTACGTCGTCCCCGCCCACCAGGGCCGCGGCGCGGAGAACGTGCTCTACGGCACCATCCTGGAGGAGGGCGACGTGGTGCTGAACAACACCCACTTCGACACGACCAGAGCGCACGTCGCGAACCAGGGCGCCGAGGCCGTCGACTGCCCCGTCCCCGAGGCAAGCGAGTTCGACGCCGAGGGCGACTTCAAGGGCAACTTCTCGGTTGACGAGGCCCGGCGCGTCGTCGACGAGGTCGGCGCCGACGCCGTTCCCGCGGTCATCCTGACCATCACGAACAACTCCGCCGCCGGCCAGCCCGTCTCCGTCGCGAACACCCGCGAGGTGCGCGAGTTCTGCGACGAGATCGACGCCACGTTCGTCGTCGACGCCTGCCGGTTCGCCGAGAACGCCTACTTCGTCACCCAGCGCGAGCCCGAGTTCGCCGACGCGAGCGTCGCCGAGGTCGCCCGCGAGCAGCTCTCCTACGCCGACGCCGCCGTCATGTCCGGCAAGAAGGACGGCCTCGTCAACATCGGCGGCTTCGTGGCCTGCAACGACGAGACGCTGTTCGAGCACGCCAAGCAGCGCGGCATCCTCTACGAGGGCTTCTCCACCTACGGCGGGATGTCCGGCCGCGACATCGAGGCGATGGCGGTCGGCCTGCGCGAGGCCGTCGAGGAGGCGTACATCGCCGACCGCGTCGAGCAGGTCCGCTTCCTGGGCGAGCGCATCGCCGAGCACGGCGTCCCCGTCTTCCAGCCCGTCGGCGGCCACGCGGTCTACCTCGACGCCGGCGCGTTCCTGCCCCACATCCCGGCCGAGGAGTTCCCCGGGCAGGCGCTCGCCGTCGAGATATACCGCGAGGGCGGCGTCCGCTGTGTCGAACTCGGCAGCTTCGCGTTCCCGGACAGCGACCGCCCCGAACTCGTCCGGATGGCGGTCCCGCGCCGGATGTACCACAAGGAGCACATCGAGCACGTCGTCGACACCGTCGCCGCGGTGTGGGAGCGTCGCGACGAGATCGGCGGCTACGAGGTCGTCGACGAGCCGCCGATGAAGGAGATCCGGCACTTCTCGGCCGAGCTGGCTCCGCTCTGA
- a CDS encoding aspartate kinase, with product MRVVAKFGGTSLGSGDRINRAADSVASAVREGHEIAVVASAMGNTTDELLDDITFEADGADRAEIVSMGERTSVRMLKAALTARGIDAVFLEPGHPDWPVVTDEHGEVDVAETTKRAKKLAAELDGVVPVITGFLAETPDGSVATLGRGGSDTTAVMLGKYMGADEVVIVTDVEGVMTGDPHVVEGARNVGQISVDELRNLSFRGAEVVAPSALSYKDDELAVRVVHYQHGDLLTGGTSITGEFRHLVDLREEPLACVTVAGRAIRNQSGVFHQLASSLAESGINVDAVASGMDTVTFYVDERESERAENILHREVIDDESLSSVTVEDGLAVVRITGGELPNEPGVINNIVSPMAEAGINIHELITSATSVAVVVAWDDREETLEILQELY from the coding sequence ATGCGCGTAGTCGCCAAGTTCGGGGGGACGAGCCTCGGCAGCGGCGACCGCATCAACCGGGCCGCGGACTCGGTCGCCAGCGCGGTCCGCGAGGGCCACGAGATAGCCGTCGTGGCGAGTGCGATGGGGAACACGACCGACGAGCTGCTCGACGACATCACGTTCGAGGCGGACGGTGCCGACCGGGCCGAGATCGTCAGCATGGGCGAGCGAACGTCGGTACGGATGCTGAAGGCCGCACTGACGGCCCGGGGCATCGACGCGGTGTTCCTCGAACCCGGCCACCCCGACTGGCCGGTCGTCACCGACGAACACGGCGAGGTCGACGTCGCGGAGACGACGAAGCGCGCGAAGAAGCTCGCCGCCGAACTCGACGGCGTCGTGCCGGTCATCACGGGCTTCCTCGCGGAGACACCTGACGGCTCGGTGGCGACGCTCGGTCGCGGCGGCAGCGACACGACGGCGGTGATGCTCGGCAAGTACATGGGGGCCGACGAGGTCGTCATCGTCACCGACGTCGAGGGCGTCATGACCGGCGACCCGCACGTCGTCGAAGGTGCCCGGAACGTCGGCCAGATCTCGGTCGACGAGCTCCGCAACCTCTCGTTCCGCGGGGCCGAGGTCGTCGCCCCCTCCGCGCTCTCGTACAAGGACGACGAGCTGGCGGTCCGGGTCGTCCACTACCAGCACGGCGACCTGCTCACGGGCGGGACGAGCATCACCGGCGAGTTCCGCCACCTCGTCGACCTCCGCGAGGAACCGCTGGCCTGCGTCACCGTCGCGGGGCGGGCGATCCGCAACCAGTCCGGCGTGTTCCACCAGCTCGCGTCGTCGCTGGCGGAGTCCGGCATCAACGTCGACGCCGTCGCCAGCGGGATGGACACCGTCACGTTCTACGTGGACGAGAGGGAGTCCGAGCGCGCCGAGAACATCCTCCACCGCGAGGTCATCGACGACGAGAGCCTCTCCTCGGTCACCGTCGAGGACGGGCTCGCGGTCGTGCGCATCACCGGCGGCGAGCTCCCGAACGAGCCCGGCGTCATCAACAACATCGTCTCGCCGATGGCCGAGGCGGGCATCAACATCCACGAGCTCATCACCTCCGCGACCAGCGTCGCCGTCGTCGTCGCCTGGGACGACCGCGAGGAGACACTGGAGATTCTGCAGGAGCTGTACTGA